The Penicillium psychrofluorescens genome assembly, chromosome: 2 nucleotide sequence ATTGACAATCTTCCGAGATGGGCACCACAAGCCCGCCCACAAACACAATGACATGGCTCACAAGTGCGGTTTGCCTTATACAATTCCCCGATCGcacaccatccaccacccgTCCGATATACCCCGTCGATCTGCGGACCATCTGCCCTTGACCCAATCGGCGTTTGTCAACGAGCCCCTCGCGCTGTCGATGGATTCGCAACCTCAATCGCAGCAGCCGTCGCAGCAAGGTTCTCCGCACAGcgcggccgccgccggtggtgaggagATCTCGGCGACGACTGCCCCTCTCGACCAGTCCTTCCTGGATCACTACGCTTCCACCTCACTCGACCATACCCAAGATGCAAAACCGACCTCTGCCCCGGCCAACATGGACGAGCGGccgctggagcagatcaTCACGAGCGTACCGCCACCTCTCGATGTCTCGACCTTCACCTCATTCCCCAGCACCACTGGCAACTCGCCGATTACGTGCATGGCGTTCCAGGATCCCTACCAAGAACCGTACTTTGCGTCCCCCGACTCAGACCTGCCCTTGAGCTCTGCGGGACTGGGTGCCCCTTCCGTCGATTGGTCGAGTTTCCCCCTCTACTCCTCGGACGTGCCGGCGGCGACCAGTACGCAGACGCCGTCATACGCCAGCTTCGATTACAACTCGTACCCGACCGGTCTCCCGCCGCCGTCCTCCTCTGGCGAGAtctccgaggccgacgagttTGGACCGCTCCCGGGTCTGGGCCATGCAGGCAACGGCGGCGACATGCACGATCTCCACAGCGTGAGCGAAACATCGGACATGGACCACCTGCGCGCCAGCTCTGCGTCCTCATTGGTCGGGTTGCCTCAAGCGCAGGTCCTGTCGTCGAATGATCTGGATTCCATCAACATCGACGATTTCCTTAAATCGGCGAATGAATCCACCGCCGCGCTCGAGCACCAACTGCACGCCAGCATGGCAATGGAACCCAAGTCCGTCCCCGCGCAGGACATGTATGCCGTGTCGTCGCAGTCTCCCAGCTACAACAATAAGCCCGTTTCGACCAGCAtcccgtcgccgccggacTCGGCTCCTCTGTGGCCCAGTAACCTATTCGATGCCGGCTCCACACCGCCCATGGACGAGGGCTACTTCCGGCAATCGTGGGCGCCGTAGTTGTGCGTCACGTCATGTTCCTTTCGCTCCCGTCTcttcttgctgcttcttcgcGGCAACTtaaaccaccaccacctcaaCACCGTCTGCATGACCTTGAtgagagatgatgatataAATGCTTCTTGGTTCTATTTCCTTGTCTCTTTGTTCTATTAGCCAGTCTAGAATTCCTCCCGTGATGATAGCGTCAAATCTAGAGGGTTTTGTGATTTGCCATGCCGGTTCTGCGCTGCGCCATTATTGTATCGTTCCGTACCTTCATGTACGAGCCTCTTGCCTATCACTACCCCCATGTCAGACTACAGATCTCGTGTTGCACAGCCAGTCAGAAACTATACTGATTCGGGACAAGCACTCTTTGAGTCGGTGTCGATCCATTATTCAAGGAGAATAAAGGAAAGATCCTGCTTTCCCACTTTACAATTATCAGAAATAAATCAAATCAATAAATCACGACACATCACTAGTCCGATAATAATAAAAATACCCAGAATAAAAGCAGACGAATCTGTGGTTACCAAAGCTATACCGTAATTTAGTCGTTGGGGAAATGCAGTGGAGAGGGGGGTTGCTCCAACTTCTAGCGGTGAGCGAGCAGGCGGCTCGCACTCGCTTTCCGACGACTCGGCTGAACCATCCGCACGCGCGTGTCTCAGATCGTCGCCTGCAAGCCGGTTTTTTTTGCTTATTGTGTGCATGTCGTGTGAGTACTATATTACTTACTTTCTAGTTGGGTGGGTTAGTTAATTTACTTCTGGTTACATGATGTACCTCATGTGTACCCAGTACAAAATCTGGActttgctttttttccaTATGTAACCTGTGAAGCGAACCATGCGAGTACATGCTCCGCTCAGTTCAGCTCAGCTCGGTCCAGTTCAGCCCAGCTGTGTGTGGCTCGGATCATTTCGTCTAGTCGGACTGCTGACTGTGTCTCGCAACATCCAATCCAATTCCAAGCTCGTAGTGATTTGAAGGAAACTGACGTAGCATTTATTCAGCTCTGTCCGTCTCGCGTAAGCTTCAATAGCAGTAAAGTATAATAACATAATACAGGGCAAAAGTCCAAAGTCACCGCAACTAACATcacaccaagaaaaaagCGGTGTACCGCCGCCAGCTTCGGTGTGGTTCGTGACTTCGTTACTTCGAAGTATAATCCACTTTGCACTTCACGTAATCTATCCCTTTTTGACTGATAGTAAAAGGAAAGCTGACGTGTCGAATGTTTCTCCCTCCCATCTCCAAAAAACAAGCCTTTTGATCGGATCGTGCATGGTACGCACATTCCGCCCGTGCAGAGTGCAGATTCCTCGCGATATAAGCCTTGACTGCAGCCTTGGCTAAGGCTTAGCCTACATTTCACCGAGTCTTGCAGGGAAGGACCCTGTTCGGGTAAAAGGCTTCTGTGTTTTGTGGATCGATCCGGTATATGTGATTGTGCATGTGCCTAACAAGCAACCATCTCTATAACCAAGTACATACAGGGTAATATATAGCCCCAGGGCAAGTGGAAGAAACGAAAGTCGGGTAGGTACTGGCTTGGTTTTTTCACTGCCACCCACCTTGAAACCCAACTCCAGCACCATGGCTCTCCCGCCTAGCGTGGTCGTATTTCCTCGCAGCTGCAAAGTCGGTATTGTCGATTTCTGACTGGCTAGGTCGGTGTctgtgttggtgttgatgcTGATCTTGTGGCTCCGCATTTTCATCGTTGTGGTCATTgtcatggtggtggccgAAGCCCCagtggtgttggtgctgaTGATGGTGGGCTGGTTGGGCATTGGTGTCTGTTGCCGAGTGAGCTCTTGGTTAGCATATACAGAAGCAGACAATATATATGTGTTAAGTAAAAGGTCGTCGTGCGTATACGTACCGGGTGTGCTGTGGTTGACCTGGGAGCCTTCGTACTGCGTAGGCGTGGCATGCTTCGTAGAATCGGTAGAATCAGTTGAATcatggtgctggtgatgcTTGGAAGCATCAGAAGtccagcggaagaagccCGACATGATGGAATGTATCTATAGTAAAAATAGATGGAAGATATGCAGTGTAATGTAGTTATTGAAACTCGTGGTAGAAACTGTTTCTGATGCGAAACTAGCTAAGTTATAAGGGCGCGACGATATGGTCTGATTAAGGTCATGGCATCATATGTGGAGACAGTGACATGAACTGTTCGGGAAGCCGTTTCCAAGAAGCCAGTGAGTATATCTACCTATTCAGGGTCGCATCAGGCAATTGACGCCAATCCTCCGAGATAGCAGGTGCAAACATTATAAAAATAATATAGTCGAGTGTGGATGCCGGTATACATACACACAGCATCAGGACCGTGAGACGTTAGGCCCGGGCCACCCGGAATGAAGTGAAATTTGGATTCGGACTGGAGGCGCACGATACACGTCACAAAGGTATTCTACTTCCACAATCCACTTGTCTGCCAAGGGATAGACTGCAGTAGATTGAGACGAAAAACATACTTGACCAAGATACATACCCGGCAAAACGGTCCGGATTTGCAATGCATGGATTTGCACCACGCAAGGGGGCAGGCGCATTCCATGTGTTGGACTGAGGCTGACGAGGCCATGCATGCATCTGTCTAGACCAGGCCGGACTGTCTGTTTGTCTGAGGACGGACAGACATACGAGCATAAATaaaaacaagacaagacaagacggAGAACACTTGGAGTAAATAATACAAGAAGTAAATGGAGTATAGATTTGTGTCGCTAGATTTAATTTCAATGAATGAACAATATGTTCCCAGAACTGAATTTGACAATACCAGTCAAATGGTAGATGCAGAtgcgaaaaagaaaatacaATTTTTGTCCAGGTGGGTTGGGTGTAGGTAGTCTATAAGTATCAAGAGGCAGCAGCTGGCCCTCTTTCCTGATGTACAAGGAAATCACAAACGGGCTCGTCTCGTCTCGCATAAATGGCGTGATTCCAGAGGGAAATTATCCCAGCTGGGTTTGTGGGTTCATCATCTATCACTCATCCACTGGCGCTTACCGGTACTTCTCCATGAAATCGGCATGGAACTTGACGATGCGCTCGACCCAGTCGGTGCCAGGGGCAAGGAACGTCGTGCGGAAGTGCAAGGTGTTCTCCTTTTGACCGAAGCCAGATCCCGGGACCACGCACACGCCTGTGGCGTCGAGCAGACGCAGGCAGTAGAACTCGTCGGCAGCACGGCCCTCTGCCTGGGCGGCTtcgacggccttggcagGGAGCTTGATGGTTGGAAAGAGGTACATGGCGCCCTGGTGGTGGAGTTAGTAATTGAAGCAAcatggtggacgaggaatAAAACATACCTGAGGCTCCTGGCACTCGACACCCTCCATGCGCTGGAAGGCACTGTACAGAGCGCGGGCGCGCTTGTACAGACCATCCCGGATGCCGTTATACTCCGCCTGGTACAGTTCGTGGCTGGGATCGCCCTTCTGGGGAGGGTTGACCATGGTCTCGAGCAGGCACTGCGCCACAACGGGCGGGCACAGCATGATGCTCACTAGCTTGTAGATTTGTTCGACCACCAGTGGGTCGAACCCAACGAGCTCAAAGTAGCCGCCACGGTGGCCGC carries:
- a CDS encoding uncharacterized protein (ID:PFLUO_002957-T1.cds;~source:funannotate), whose product is MHGQRCTCALKKESHLDTVPETGLPLSQPLGPVKPHLTSTKSESTLTIFRDGHHKPAHKHNDMAHKCGLPYTIPRSHTIHHPSDIPRRSADHLPLTQSAFVNEPLALSMDSQPQSQQPSQQGSPHSAAAAGGEEISATTAPLDQSFLDHYASTSLDHTQDAKPTSAPANMDERPLEQIITSVPPPLDVSTFTSFPSTTGNSPITCMAFQDPYQEPYFASPDSDLPLSSAGLGAPSVDWSSFPLYSSDVPAATSTQTPSYASFDYNSYPTGLPPPSSSGEISEADEFGPLPGLGHAGNGGDMHDLHSVSETSDMDHLRASSASSLVGLPQAQVLSSNDLDSINIDDFLKSANESTAALEHQLHASMAMEPKSVPAQDMYAVSSQSPSYNNKPVSTSIPSPPDSAPLWPSNLFDAGSTPPMDEGYFRQSWAP